One genomic region from Balaenoptera acutorostrata chromosome 1, mBalAcu1.1, whole genome shotgun sequence encodes:
- the LOC103004934 gene encoding protein FAM72A isoform X3: MSTSSCSFNDRRVSILCCKFCKQVLSSRGMKAVLLADTEIDLFSTDIPPTNAVDFIGRCYFTEICKCKLKDIACLKCGNIVGYHVIVPCCSCLLSCNNGHFWMFHSQAVYGINRLDSTAEL, from the exons ATGTCTACGAGCAGCTGTAGTTTCAATGACCGGCGCGTGTCCATCCTGTGTTGCAAATTCTGTAAACAAGTGCTCAGCTCTAGGGGAATGAAGGCTGTTTTGCTGGCTGACACTGAAATAGACCTTTTCTCTACAGACATCCCTCCTACCAA TGCAGTGGACTTCATTGGAAGATGCTATTTCACTGAAATTTGCAAATGTAAACTGAAGGACATCGCATGTCTAAAATG tGGGAACATTGTAGGTTATCATGTGATTGTTCCATGTTGTTCCTGCCTTCTTTCCTGCAACAATGGACACTTTTGGATGTTTCACAGCCAGGCAGTTTATGGTATTAACAGACTAGACTCTACTG
- the LOC103004934 gene encoding protein FAM72A isoform X2: MSTSSCSFNDRRVSILCCKFCKQVLSSRGMKAVLLADTEIDLFSTDIPPTNAVDFIGRCYFTEICKCKLKDIACLKCGNIVGYHVIVPCCSCLLSCNNGHFWMFHSQAVYGINRLDSTGVNFLLWGNLPEVEESTDEDMSDISAEECIR; the protein is encoded by the exons ATGTCTACGAGCAGCTGTAGTTTCAATGACCGGCGCGTGTCCATCCTGTGTTGCAAATTCTGTAAACAAGTGCTCAGCTCTAGGGGAATGAAGGCTGTTTTGCTGGCTGACACTGAAATAGACCTTTTCTCTACAGACATCCCTCCTACCAA TGCAGTGGACTTCATTGGAAGATGCTATTTCACTGAAATTTGCAAATGTAAACTGAAGGACATCGCATGTCTAAAATG tGGGAACATTGTAGGTTATCATGTGATTGTTCCATGTTGTTCCTGCCTTCTTTCCTGCAACAATGGACACTTTTGGATGTTTCACAGCCAGGCAGTTTATGGTATTAACAGACTAGACTCTACTG GTGTAAACTTCCTACTTTGGGGCAACTTGCCAGAGGTAGAAGAGAGTACAGATGAAGACATGTCAGATATCTCAGCAGAGGAGTGCATTAGATGA